Proteins encoded by one window of Aspergillus puulaauensis MK2 DNA, chromosome 4, nearly complete sequence:
- a CDS encoding WW domain protein (COG:S;~EggNog:ENOG410PGSW;~InterPro:IPR018946,IPR036020,IPR043904,IPR001202;~PFAM:PF00397,PF19050;~go_function: GO:0005515 - protein binding [Evidence IEA]), with translation MNHPSGNSRSQEELFLHPSGQQEVESPVIGPLRISKRETSPPAASGVTPLPYPDDRPRPQQHVWGSGSSGSSPIAQTGRQSASPTSSGSGPSPVDYPAALRPRDGREPKQSTLAERRGNAPKPLPESPIVDNSDREAYLARMNQRAPAPPAVNPPHSTAHIDYNQHYYPPPQPSSSRPESRTTTSQSLQPPQHSINRISSVASTSTTRAERGSPPPPETPIVEPGQHPTSDIEARYAASGIAGTSTLTGLQAQSAAAQRRAEQYAGQQPRNNIQRPWTPTELPGSQPHGPPTVYQGAEEVSSQNQASASNEFPPNPAATPPQPPQTQQPGRLSNNALEQDLERMRISSSPPPAYSSVPRPSSSSQGYPNEKQRLAASMNQPTPTTTQHPATTVPPTAAVAGAAAPMVSAQEHPAFANDSRQQQPQHVSGPSPHNDIQNGGPQEQHPALQPQQAQANTIPAGAGTLPPASPPPLPEGWIAHLDPNSGQYYYIHLPTQSTQWEFPKGPTPLNLNEAPMSPVGSVYSAHPLTSPGLSAFGKPLASPGVPMTPGFESLQSPSVVGFTGPPPTSGVEVYKVAPTNGVYFGPYLRYANMDIQRGIWYGSILLVTDAAQPPTIHIHQSVDLSPNPRQLKAISIATHQRWTFYKYEVDLNMDESGPAKWTYAITSHLGCTRYEFLIAGQHETSWRFITTSGNDFSLNVNENERSRLGGVGLMWKDIMQKHTEIGGFHAQLCLGGQIYADRMWKEIASLKQWLMIRGKEARKTAPWTAAHEQDVSHGYFHYYTSHFDQPYLRESFAQIPYVCQIDDHDIFDGFGSYPEHMQFSNMFKNIGRVGTEMYLLFQHHTTLDILRNASTDHDLFTITGTGWHFVKYLGPSVVLVGLDCRSERNQHQVLAGPTYQGIFPKIAMLPPTVQHCLWMTSIPIIYPRLETAEHIAQTFTTGKRAVTGAYNVLGKMTSSVAGVVGAKDVVGSGFDSVKRAVGKSGLMGGILSPFGEFDLLDELRDQWTHESKDLERTYLIRTLQGIAHQKSIRMTFLSGAVNVCGAGLVHDPGQPSDHKTMYQLISSSVVNSPPPSYIIKMLHASNKPLYVPSNGHRSTPSQPTDTKEDMMEIFQNDVTGQAREYKKLMGRRNYIAIVAYDPDSIGGNQMSLSMYGQQGFSPPGGSGKLNLAVDFMVQGDGSFGQVVKYGPVIVPNLEHGK, from the exons ATGAACCACCCCTCTGGGAACAGTCGTTCCCAGGAGGAACTTTTCCTGCATCCCTCTGGTCAGCAGGAGGTTGAATCTCCTGTCATTGGGCCGTTGCGCATCAGTAAACGAGAAACTTCTCCGCCAGCTGCTTCGGGCGTTACCCCTTTACCATACCCCGATGACCGACCAAGGCCCCAGCAGCATGTCTGGGGGTCGGGCTCTAGTGGTTCGAGTCCAATAGCGCAGACGGGCAGACAAAGTGCCTCTCCAACATCGAGCGGATCGGGACCATCCCCAGTTGACTACCCTGCCGCTTTGCGACCCCGGGATGGCCGCGAGCCCAAGCAATCGACACTGGCGGAGCGACGAGGAAACGCGCCCAAGCCGTTACCGGAGTCTCCAATAGTTGATAATTCGGATAGAGAGGCGTATCTTGCCAGGATGAACCAGCGAGCAccagcacctccagctgTTAATCCGCCACATAGTACGGCGCATATAGATTATAATCAGCACTACTaccctcctccgcagcccTCCTCATCGAGACCAGAATCCCGGACAACAACCTCGCAGAGCCTACAGCCTCCACAGCACAGCATCAACCGTATAAGCTCTGTAGCCTCTACCTCAACAACGCGTGCCGAGCGAGGCTCACCCCCACCGCCAGAAACACCCATCGTCGAGCCAGGACAACATCCGACTTCTGATATTGAAGCACGTTATGCGGCATCGGGGATCGCGGGTACCTCGACACTGACGGGCTTGCAGGCTCAGAGTGCTGCGGCACAGCGAAGAGCGGAACAATACGCCGGGCAACAGCCTAGAAATAATATTCAGCGCCCATGGACCCCGACTGAGCTGCCGGGGTCTCAACCCCATGGACCGCCGACCGTGTATCAAGGCGCTGAAGAGGTCTCGTCACAGAATCAAGCATCTGCCTCAAACGAGTTTCCTCCCAATCCGGCGGCAACTCCGCCACAACCGCCGCAGACACAGCAGCCTGGGAGGCTTTCGAATAATGCACTTGAACAAGACTTGGAGAGGATGCGCATCAGCTCGTCTCCCCCGCCGGCTTATTCAAGCGTGCCACgaccatcatcttcctcccaGGGTTACCCCAATGAGAAGCAGCGTCTTGCAGCTTCGATGAACCAACCGACTCCAACAACTACACAACATCCGGCAACAACTGTGCCCCCAACTGCTGCGGTGGCCGGGGCTGCTGCACCAATGGTCTCGGCGCAGGAACATCCAGCATTCGCCAACGATTcaagacagcaacagccgcaACACGTATCTGGACCGTCGCCTCATAACGACATACAAAACGGTGGCCCGCAGGAACAGCACCCAGCCCTTCAGCCTCAGCAAGCCCAGGCCAACACGATAccagctggagctggcaCTCTGCCTCCAGCATCCCCCCCTCCGCTCCCGGAAGGCTGGATTGCTCATTTAGATCCAAACTCGGGACAATACTATTACATTCACCTGCCCACTCAGTCCACTCAATGGGAGTTCCCCAAGGGACCTACGCCTCTAAACCTCAACGAAGCTCCGATGTCACCGGTTGGGAGCGTGTACAGCGCCCACCCCCTCACTTCGCCAGGATTATCGGCATTTGGAAAGCCACTGGCATCTCCAGGTGTTCCTATGACTCCTGGGTTTGAAAGCCTGCAGTCTCCATCTGTAGTAGGGTTTACTGGCCCACCCCCAACTAGCGGCGTTGAGGTGTACAAGGTGGCACCGACAAATGGCGTTTATTTTGGCCCTTATCTACGCTATGCGAACATGGATATCCAACGCGGCATCTGGTATGGGTCTATTCTTCTAGTCACCGATGCCGCCCAACCGCCCACTATCCATATTCATCAAAGTGTCGATTTATCTCCCAACCCTCGTCAGTTGAAGGCAATTTCCATAGCTACCCATCAACGGTGGACGTTCTACAAATATGAGGTCGACTTGAATATGGATGAGTCTGGTCCTGCAAAATGGACCTACGCCATCACATCGCATCTTGGTTGCACACGCTATGAGTTTTTGATCGCCGGCCAGCATGAGACGAGCTGGCGCTTCATCACAACCTCGGGCAATGACTTTTCTCTCAACGTGAATGAGAACGAGAGGTCACGGTTAGGAGGAGTTGGCCTGATGTGGAAGGATATCATGCAGAAACACACTGAGATTGGTGGCTTTCACGCACAATTGTGTTTAGGTGGCCAGATATACGCTGATCGGATGTGGAAGGAGATTGCATCGCTGAAGCAGTGGCTCATGATTCGAGGGAAAGAGGCTAGAAAGACCGCACCTTGGACGGCAGCTCATGAGCAAGACGTCTCTCACGGCTACTTCCACTATTACACTAGCCACTTCGACCAGCCATACTTGAGGGAATCATTCGCTCAGATTCCGTATGTCTGCCAGATCGACGATCATGATAT TTTTGACGGATTTGGCTCGTACCCCGAGCATATGCAGTTCTCCAATATGTTCAAGAACATTGGTCGTGTCGGAACTGAAATGTACTTACTTTTCCAGCACCATACGACTCTCGATATCCTCCGCAATGCCAGCACAGACCATGACCTGTTTACCATCACTGGTACGGGGTGGCATTTCGTTAAATACCTCGGCCCCTCCGTGGTTCTTGTAGGTCTTGACTGTCGTTCAGAGCGCAACCAACATCAGGTCCTCGCTGGGCCCACCTACCAAGGCATTTTCCCCAAAATTGCCATGCTCCCTCCCACAGTTCAGCACTGTCTGTGGATGACCTCTATTCCAATTATTTACCCACGCCTGGAAACCGCAGAACACATTGCCCAAACATTTACTACCGGCAAGCGAGCTGTTACTGGCGCATACAATGTACTCGGCAAGATGACCAGTTCAGTGGCGGGTGTGGTGGGAGCCAAGGACGTTGTCGGCTCCGGCTTCGACTCTGTTAAGCGTGCCGTGGGTAAGAGCGGACTCATGGGTGGAATCCTAAGCCCATTCGGAGAGTTCGACCTTCTCGACGAGCTTCGAGATCAATGGACTCACGAATCGAAG GACCTAGAAAGAACCTACTTAATCCGCACACTCCAAGGCATCGCACACCAAAAATCCATAAGAAtgaccttcctctccggcgCCGTCAACGTCTGCGGCGCGGGTCTAGTCCATGACCCTGGCCAGCCGTCAGACCACAAAACGATGTACCAActgatttcctcctcggtcgTTAACAGTCCTCCGCCGTCCTATATCATTAAAATGCTCCATGCAAGCAACAAGCCCCTTTACGTCCCTTCAAATGGCCACCGCTCTACCCCTTCCCAGCCCACAGATACAAAGGAAGACATGATGGAGATCTTTCAAAACGACGTGACGGGCCAGGCGCGTGAATATAAAAAGCTTATGGGCAGACGAAATTATATTGCCATTGTTGCATACGATCCAGATTCCATTGGCGGAAATCagatgtccttgtcgatgTATGGACAGCAGGGGTTTTCTCCTCctggtggaagtgggaaGCTGAATCTTGCTGTTGATTTTATGGTGCAGGGCGACGGATCGTTTGGGCAGGTGGTCAAATATGGACCTGTCATTGTGCCGAATTTGGAGCATGGGAAATGA
- a CDS encoding lipase family protein (COG:I;~EggNog:ENOG410PK4T;~InterPro:IPR002921,IPR029058;~PFAM:PF01764;~SECRETED:SignalP(1-26);~go_process: GO:0006629 - lipid metabolic process [Evidence IEA]): MMSLFFDSLSLALIVVISQLCRPSNAHVVPFEATEHLKDNMPERRVSPDLFDSLGELARIVDIAYCIGTTGVQKPFQCLSHCRDLKGFELVDTWHTGPLLFDSCGYIALSHPPSPKRIIVAFRGTYSIPNAIADLSAFPQEYVPFTGENNTDGDTPRCTDCFVHLGFMNEWRSTRTAILDAISAARDQYPDYALTLVGHSLGGAVAALAGTEMQLRGWDPLVTTFGEPRVGNKAFVEYLDTVFHLKSDNARDWKFRRVTHVNDPVPLVPLNEWGYEMHSGEIYISRVELPFSVDDVKYCKGRSDQECISSAEGLETSSSSHHEHGIGLLGSNAEQQVLSSSSSSSSVLDEVDEGGDEKEISQEPEFRIKSHLPWNLLPPRFRLWELFYSHRDYFLRLGLCIPGGDPSGRW, encoded by the exons ATGATGAGTTTGTTTTTTGACAGTCTGTCCCTCGCGCTTATCGTTGTCATCTCACAACTATGCCGGCCTTCAAATGCTCATGTGGTGCCCTTTGAGGCTACCGAGCATTTGAAGGATAATATGCCTGAGCGACGAGTCTCCCCGGATCTCTTCGACTCACTCGGAGAGTTGGCCCGCATCGTTGATATTGCCTACTGCATCGGGACCACTGGTGTTCAGAAACCGTTCCAATGTCTCAGTCATTGTCGGGACCTCAAGGGCTTTGAGCTAGTCGAT ACATGGCATACGGGCCCATTACTCTTTGACTCTTGCGGCTATATCGCCCTTTCGCATCCTCCCTCACCCAAACGCATCATCGTTGCTTTCCGTGGCACATACTCAATTCCAAATGCCATCGCCGACCTTTCTGCCTTCCCTCAAGAATATGTACCATTTACAGGAGAAAACAATACCGATGGCGACACGCCTAGATGCACAGACTGTTTTGTACACCTAGGTTTTATGAACGAGTGGCGATCAACCCGGACGGCGATCCTAGACGCTATCTCCGCAGCAAGAGACCAGTACCCGGATTACGCGCTGACATTAGTAGGCCACTCCCTTGGTGGCGCTGTTGCCGCTCTCGCGGGGACGGAAATGCAGCTGCGCGGATGGGACCCTCTCGTGACGACATTTGGGGAGCCGAGGGTGGGGAACAAGGCGTTTGTGGAGTATCTGGATACGGTCTTCCATCTTAAATCTGACAACGCCAGAGATTGGAAATTCCGCCGTGTGACTCACGTGAATGACCCTGTACCTCTAGTCCCGCTTAATGAATGGGGCTATGAGATGCACAGCGGGGAGATTTACATCTCTCGTGTTGAGCTTCCGTTTTCTGTTGACGACGTCAAGTATTGCAAAGGAAGGTCTGACCAAGAGTGCATATCTAGTGCAGAGGGCTTAGAGACCAGTTCCTCATCACATCATGAACACGGCATTGGTTTACTCGGGTCCAACGCGGAGCAGCAAGTTCTctcaagctcatcctcaagctcatccgTGTTGGACGAAGTCGATGAAGGTGGAGacgaaaaagaaatatcTCAGGAACCTGAATTTCGAATAAAATCTCACCTTCCGTGGAATTTGCTTCCACCTAGGTTTCGACTGTGGGAGTTGTTCTACTCTCACCGTGATTACTTCCTCCGTCTGGGCCTTTGCATTCCAGGTGGTGATCCGTCAGGCAGATGGTAG
- a CDS encoding WD40 repeat domain-containing protein (BUSCO:EOG09262VPD;~COG:Z;~EggNog:ENOG410PIRY;~InterPro:IPR017383,IPR036322,IPR015943,IPR001680, IPR017986;~PFAM:PF00400;~go_component: GO:0005885 - Arp2/3 protein complex [Evidence IEA];~go_component: GO:0015629 - actin cytoskeleton [Evidence IEA];~go_function: GO:0005515 - protein binding [Evidence IEA];~go_process: GO:0030833 - regulation of actin filament polymerization [Evidence IEA];~go_process: GO:0034314 - Arp2/3 complex-mediated actin nucleation [Evidence IEA]): MATPEAYHLFHSSIADHSFSSDKSVLAVARENNVELYQKAGSKFSLTDELKGHEKTVTSVDIAPNSGRIVTCSQDRNAYVWEQTPAGWKPTLVLLRINRAATFVRWSPSEQKFAVGSGARVIAVCYFEEENDWWISKHLKKPIRSTITTLAWHPNSVLLAAGSTDSHARVLSSFIKGVDTRPDPSAWGERLPFNTICGEFLNDSAGWIQGVSFSPSGDVLAFTGHDSSVTVVYPSAPEQPPRAMLNISTRLLPFNSLIWNGENEIIAAGHDCEPYRLRGDENGWQLEGSIENKAGAGAGSVREESALNMFRQMDLKGQTQADTQLKTVHQNTINTIRVHEDANGSVHKLSTSGVDGRVVIWTI, from the exons ATGGCTACCCCCGAAGCCTATCATCTTTTTCACAGCTCGATTGCCGATCATTCCTTCTCGTCCGACAAGTCGGTCCTCGCTGTTGCTCGAGAGAACAATGTGGAGCTTTACCAAAAGGCAGGTAGCAAGTTCTCCCTAACCGATGAGCTGAAGGGCCACGAAAAGACTGTTACTAGTGTTGATATTGCGCCCAACTCAGGTCGTATTGTAACCTGCTCGCAAG ACCGCAACGCCTACGTTTGGGAACAGACCCCCGCCGGATGGAAACCAACACTGGTGCTACTTCGGATTAATAGGGCTGCAACTTTTGTGCGCTGGTCGCCGTCTGAACAAAAATTTGCCGTCGGGTCTGGTGCTCGCGTGATCGCAGTATGTTactttgaggaggagaatgatTGGTGGATCTCCAAACACCTCAAAAAGCCGATTCGGAGTACCATAACCACTCTTGCCTGGCATCCAAACTCTGTTCTCCTTGCTGCAGGGTCAACCGACTCTCATGCGAGGGTTCTGTCGAGTTTCATCAAAGGTGTTGATACTCGGCCGGACCCGAGTGCCTGGGGAGAACGCCTGCCATTTAATACCATCTGTGGCGAGTTCCTGAACGATTCTGCGGGATGGATCCAAggcgtttccttttccccTAGTGGGGATGTGCTTGCGTTTACAGGGCATGATAGCAGTGTCACCGTTGTGTATCCAAGTGCCCCAGAACAGCCTCCTCGCGCCATGTTGAATATCTCGACCCGTCTTCTCCCGTTCAACAGTTTGATCTGGAATGGAGAGAATGAAATTATTGCCGCTGGCCAT GATTGTGAGCCGTATCGTTTGCGTGGAGACGAAAACGGGTGGCAGTTGGAAGGAAGTATCGAGAACAAGGCAggggctggcgctggcagtGTCCGCGAAGAGTCCGCACTTAACATGTTCCGTCAAATGGATTTGAAGGGACAAACACAAGCCGACACACAGCTCAAGACGGTTCATCAgaacaccatcaacaccatcagaGTTCACGAAGATGCCAATGGCTCTGTGCACAAACTCAGCA CGAGTGGAGTTGATGGCCGTGTTGTGATCTGGACCATCTGA
- the MSL1 gene encoding U2 snRNP complex subunit MSL1 (COG:A;~EggNog:ENOG410PN5A;~InterPro:IPR000504,IPR012677,IPR035979;~PFAM:PF00076;~TransMembrane:1 (o39-57i);~go_function: GO:0003676 - nucleic acid binding [Evidence IEA]), whose protein sequence is MATKAAPVRTPAKPPAGLPNQTLYCTNLPDKLRKHDLRLSLYTLFSTYGTILDIVAMKTEKMRGQAHIVFKDVQASTQAIRALQGFEFFGKPMKIVYAKGTSDVIARLRGTYNIPVSAPGQTSNVSTDLQKSIFSGPPGSAALPPNPSREPNGTAQGIKRPREEESDGEAPMDEDSDVPMEASSDED, encoded by the exons ATGGCTACAAAAGCAGCACCAGTGCGCACCCCAGCAAAGCCACCTGCTGGTCTTCCGAATCAAAC GTTATATTGTACCAATCTACCAGACAAGCTTCGAAAACATGACCTTCGACTCTCGCTATATACTCTGTTTTCCACCTACGGCACCATTCTCGACATTGTGGCTATGAAAACCGAAAAGATGCGCGGCCAGGCTCATATTGTCTTCAAAGATGTTCAAGCAAGCACACAAGCTATACGTGCGCTTCAGGGATTTGAGTTCTTCGGCAAGCCAATG AAAATCGTTTATGCCAAGGGAACATCCGACGTTATCGCCAGACTTCGTGGAACTTACAATATACCGGTATCCGCTCCCGGCCAGACTTCTAATGTGTCGACGGATCTTCAGAAGTCGATTTTTAGTGGGCCTCCGGGGTCAGCGGCGTTGCCGCCAAACCCCTCCCGTGAGCCCAATGGCACAGCTCAAGGTATTAAAAGACctcgcgaagaagaaagcgaTGGAGAAGCGCCAATGGACGAGGATAGTGATGTACCGATGGAAGCTTCATCAGATGAGGATTAA
- a CDS encoding ATG3/ATG10 family protein (COG:S;~EggNog:ENOG410PRC9;~InterPro:IPR007135;~PFAM:PF03987) produces the protein MAVGSHSSEQGALLSSFPFLSNVEFEAACHAFLDRVHVAGMSTVGWSSIQLQGTGPILKISQNIDIGCNTLLDDARTWPADTDDAPESQLEAWENDPDALIRTHKISERLQVDYDIFVSPIYQVPVLYLILRRADKPLGIDGVYEYLVPDQYKMNIQGVGIMGGISSGYHPISGTPAFFVHPCNTADAMRDIASGHDINPETYLIIWLGLVGNSVRLQLPSGLFAMAGIPELSK, from the exons ATGGCCGTGGGCTCTCACTCCTCAGAACAAGGCGCATTGTTGTCGTCTTTTCCATTTCTCTCAAATGTTGAGTTCGAGGCCGCCTGCCATGCCTTTTTGGATCGTGTTCACGTGGCAGGTATGTCCACGGTGGGATGGTCTTCAATTCAATTACAG GGAACTGGCCCAATCCTGAAAATCTCCCAGAATATTGACATTGGCTGCAATACCCTATTGGATGATGCTCGAACGTGGCCAGCGGACACTGACGATGCTCCAGAGTCACAACTAGAAGCGTGGGAGAACGACCCT GACGCTCTTATTCGTACGCACAAGATATCTGAGAGACTGCAGGTAGATTATGATATCTTTGTCTCACCTATTTATCAAGTGCCGGTGCTGTATCTTATTCTCCGGCGAGCAGACAAACCGCTAGGTATAGATGGAGTCTACGAATACCTGGTCCCAGACCAGTACAAAATGAATATCCAAGGCGTGGGTATCATGGGTGGTATTAGTTCCGGC TATCATCCAATATCCGGAACACCAGCGTTTTTTGTGCACCCTTGCAACACTGCAGATGCCATGAGGGACATCGCGAGCGGACATGACATCAATCCCGAGACATATCTCATTATTTGGCTCGGGTTGGTAGGTAATAGTGTTCGCCTTCAATTGCCAAGTGGGCTTTTTGCGATGGCGGGTATCCCGGAACTCAGCAAATAA
- a CDS encoding uncharacterized protein (COG:S;~EggNog:ENOG410Q0N1), with protein MGSSFSLQSKDKRRRSNRLSKPPQNQAVPGCSDSLSSWQLDQALSLPSTPTLWQNPWTGVSVPISPKDPKDPKDAVPPNPRSQSVSSTPVRRTTTWNSNKRPIAGRNAHSSADIWSQSPASPGPAPSRRESVYGRTSFHPSEIATFQPTTLQSNPQSPLMGQPKRSYSVHSPPQNPKNGVQRRTLDKLASINSHSRVNSQESLPIRRRSLLIRPGVATRKATKSIPPTFFSGQYQNETVPPAPRNTPFTPTEPAFITHEGIVYNDLEPLSSLRPPTPSDHGYTHLGALKLGSLRVVNGSASPCPSDRTRLCHTGSPTPEAISETMNSTDLLRPVEGSNCGSRPTSPGGLEIYVKKCPPVFNNARDLDHVMGGFPREVEKDGVAMTDCQVTPGKNDIPATTLNIPSAPSARNGLDFPISPFSFDESPTSDIPHRRAVFREAEDEGISISEKERVPTSVSEKVPERNLSYSSHASSHRKMDSGYSSATSHRTSIDSHASLRRAPGFRKFALGDSARDFESHDANTPSTTDYQNPVNHRPMLQDKLGCRPDFCGRPMSVSRIQRDQPQIQVNGRARGLSLPLPRASGDAACLPLYCAHNLESTRASTMLPSIILGSCDPGTGQVDESLCWACGLGGASYPYSTLPTTQMGCLFEGGANQGANFGRHSADHHDMHNKHHCTAHGYRTRSEHGSRRKSFSAIATRQHHRHSGGVKSDIWLPVARNNFLSYLTAEQPNNGYATEPLRGRTRSRAIAHQYPGPSEQQPSYFC; from the coding sequence ATGGGAAGCTCTTTCTCGCTTCAAAGTAAAGACAAGCGCCGACGCTCAAATCGACTCTCAAAACCACCACAGAATCAAGCTGTCCCAGGCTGCTCTGACTCGCTCTCGTCGTGGCAACTTGACCAggctctttctcttccgtcCACCCCGACTCTATGGCAAAACCCTTGGACGGGTGTTTCTGTTCCAATCAGCCCCAAGGACCCCAAGGACCCCAAGGACGCCGTCCCGCCAAATCCGCGATCACAGTCGGTTTCCTCTACGCCAGTGCGACGCACAACGACATGGAATTCGAATAAACGCCCTATCGCTGGGCGAAATGCCCATAGCTCAGCAGATATATGGTCGCAATCGCCTGCATCTCCAGGCCCAGCCCCGAGCAGGAGAGAATCCGTGTATGGACGAACTTCATTTCATCCATCCGAAATTGCCACATTTCAACCGACAACCCTTCAAAGCAACCCTCAATCCCCGTTAATGGGACAGCCAAAGAGGTCGTATTCAGTTCATTCACCACCCCAAAACCCCAAGAACGGTGTCCAACGGCGCACCCTTGATAAGCTTGCATCTATAAATTCCCACTCGAGGGTTAATAGCCAAGAATCCCTTCCAATTCGCCGACGTTCGTTACTCATACGGCCTGGAGTTGCCACAAGGAAAGCAACAAAAAGTATACCCCCAACATTCTTCTCTGGACAGTATCAAAATGAAACTGTTCCCCCCGCTCCCCGAAATACACCCTTTACGCCTACCGAGCCAGCTTTTATAACCCATGAGGGTATCGTTTACAACGATCTTGAGCCACTATCTTCATTACGGCCACCTACACCAAGCGACCATGGGTACACCCACCTAGGAGCCCTCAAGTTAGGGTCCCTACGTGTCGTTAACGGTTCCGCCTCCCCATGTCCTAGTGACCGAACACGGCTTTGTCACACAGGTAGCCCAACTCCAGAAGCTATTTCTGAAACTATGAACTCCACGGATCTTCTACGCCCAGTCGAGGGGTCTAACTGTGGGTCACGACCAACGTCACCAGGCGGGTTGGAGATATACGTCAAGAAGTGCCCTCCGGTTTTCAACAACGCCAGGGACCTCGATCATGTTATGGGCGGCTTTCCTAGGGAAGTAGAAAAAGATGGCGTCGCCATGACCGATTGTCAAGTCACCCCCGGAAAGAACGATATACCGGCTACTACGCTAAACATTCCCTCTGCTCCCTCGGCAAGAAACGGCCTCGACTTTCCTATTAGCCCTTTCTCGTTCGATGAGTCACCAACATCTGACATACCACACCGCAGGGCGGTATTTcgtgaagctgaagatgagggtatttctatttctgaGAAGGAAAGGGTACCAACTTCGGTTTCAGAGAAGGTGCCAGAAAGAAATCTCAGTTATAGCAGCCACGCAAGCTCCCACAGAAAGATGGATAGTGGTTACAGTTCTGCAACCTCTCACAGGACTTCCATAGATTCACATGCATCTCTGAGACGCGCTCCTGGATTTAGAAAATTTGCTTTGGGGGACAGCGCTAGAGACTTTGAATCACACGACGCGAATACGCCCTCGACAACCGACTACCAGAATCCAGTGAACCATCGCCCTATGTTACAGGATAAACTCGGTTGTCGTCCGGATTTCTGTGGGCGACCAATGAGTGTTTCGAGGATACAACGAGACCAGCCACAGATTCAAGTGAACGGTCGAGCGAGGGGTTTgtcactcccactcccaagGGCTTCGGGTGACGCCGCCTGCCTCCCGTTGTATTGTGCCCACAACCTTGAATCTACTAGGGCTTCTACTATGCTCCCATCAATTATACTAGGGAGCTGTGATCCCGGAACTGGACAGGTCGACGAATCGCTTTGTTGGGCCTGTGGTTTAGGAGGTGCATCGTATCCATACTCCACTCTCCCTACCACCCAAATGGGCTGTCTCTTTGAAGGTGGCGCAAATCAGGGTGCAAACTTTGGTCGCCACAGCGCAGACCATCACGACATGCATAATAAACACCACTGCACAGCGCACGGATATCGGACTAGATCCGAACATGGCTCCCGACGAAAATCCTTCTCAGCTATTGCGACCCGACAGCATCATCGACACAGCGGTGGTGTCAAATCCGACATTTGGCTTCCTGTGGCTAGGAACAactttctttcttatctAACCGCGGAACAACCGAACAATGGGTATGCCACGGAGCCACTACGAGGCCGGACGCGCAGCAGGGCCATCGCGCACCAATACCCAGGGCCGTCTGAGCAACAACCTTCGTACTTTTGCTGA
- a CDS encoding Hsp20/alpha crystallin family protein (COG:O;~EggNog:ENOG410PNWV;~InterPro:IPR008978,IPR002068;~PFAM:PF00011): MVFFPRYCSGDFAPLFQLLDDYDVHQSTRRPNKKVTPVRTFAPKFDVYELNDRYYLDGELPGVEQNDVDIEFSDPQTLVIKGRSQRNYHEKKQAESDDGSETSSVKSHQPTVENWDETTDATPTTEPTPAPTREENTAEKNSPESTYKFWASERSIGEFHRAFAFPTRVDQDSVKASLKNGILSVVLPKEPVPQLKKVRVQ; encoded by the coding sequence atggttttctttcctcGCTACTGCTCGGGCGACTTCGCTCCCTTGTTCCAGCTGCTCGACGACTACGACGTGCACCAATCCACTCGCCGGCCGAACAAGAAGGTCACACCCGTCCGAACTTTTGCACCCAAATTTGACGTCTATGAGTTGAACGACCGCTACTACCTGGATGGGGAGCTCCCCGGCGTCGAGCAGAACGATGTTGACATTGAATTTTCCGACCCTCAAACCCTAGTCATCAAAGGCCGCTCCCAGAGAAATTACCATGAGAAAAAACAAGCCGAGTCTGATGACGGATCCGAGACCTCCTCAGTCAAATCACATCAGCCTACAGTCGAAAACTGGGATGAAACGACTGACGCCACACCCACCACCGAACCAACTCCCGCGCCCACCCGTGAGGAGAACACTGCGGAGAAGAACAGCCCTGAATCAACCTATAAGTTCTGGGCCTCTGAGCGGTCTATCGGCGAGTTCCACCGAGCCTTTGCCTTCCCGACAAGAGTGGACCAAGACTCCGTCAAGGCCAGCTTGAAAAACGGCATCCTCTCTGTGGTGCTTCCTAAGGAGCCGGTCCCCCAACTCAAGAAGGTCCGCGTGCAATAG